The following are encoded together in the Planktothrix serta PCC 8927 genome:
- the menD gene encoding 2-succinyl-5-enolpyruvyl-6-hydroxy-3-cyclohexene-1-carboxylic-acid synthase: protein MIDFRNINTVWASVVVETLAQLGLKTAILCPGSRSTPLTIAFAQHSNIETIPILDERSASFFALGIAKNSGLPTVLVCTSGTAGANFYPAIIEAKESRVALLILTADRPPELRDCHGGQTIDQVKLYGNYPNFQTELTIPSLDLGLLRYLRQTLIYAWERSQLPIPGVVHLNIPFRDPLHPVYQPETEALKAIFPDNFFSTINSVKTSVFSSFDVENYFKQWYNYSQGIIIAGVAQPQNSEVYCQAIAQLAKQLNYPVLAEGLSPVRNYSNLNPYLISTYNLILKNSILADKLAPQVVIQIGDLPTSKTLRNWLEQLQPDYFILDPTYQNLDGLHGKTTHLRISIEQLSEQIHQGKNPEPINLTQSQFYCHLWCKLEAQARTVIEQQVEPINLLIEPKIASFLPNILPKNTPIFIANSMPVRDVEFFWIPNNLNIQPFFNRGANGIDGTLSTALGIAHHQQSSILLTGDLALLHDTNGFLIRNQFIGHLTIILINNNGGGIFEMLPISQFDPPFEDYFTTPQNIDFSQLAVTYNIKYENILSWEQLKQRLNPLPETGIRILEIPTNRKKDAQWRQKHLQQFANQLNLKML, encoded by the coding sequence ATGATTGACTTCCGTAATATTAACACAGTTTGGGCTTCTGTAGTAGTGGAAACCCTGGCTCAATTAGGATTAAAAACTGCTATTCTTTGTCCCGGTTCCCGTTCTACCCCTTTAACGATTGCTTTTGCTCAACATTCTAATATTGAAACAATTCCCATTTTAGATGAACGTTCTGCCTCATTTTTTGCTTTAGGTATTGCTAAAAATTCGGGTTTACCAACGGTTTTAGTTTGTACTTCAGGAACCGCAGGAGCTAATTTTTATCCCGCTATTATAGAAGCTAAAGAAAGCCGAGTTGCTTTATTAATTTTAACAGCAGATCGTCCCCCTGAATTAAGAGATTGTCATGGGGGTCAAACCATTGATCAAGTTAAATTATATGGCAATTATCCCAATTTTCAAACAGAATTAACCATCCCTAGTTTAGATTTAGGATTGTTACGTTATTTGCGACAAACCTTGATTTATGCTTGGGAGCGATCGCAACTTCCTATTCCCGGTGTTGTTCATCTTAATATTCCCTTTCGTGATCCATTACATCCCGTTTATCAACCGGAAACAGAAGCGTTAAAAGCGATATTTCCTGATAATTTTTTCAGTACAATAAATTCAGTAAAAACTTCTGTTTTCTCTAGTTTTGATGTTGAAAATTATTTTAAACAGTGGTATAATTATTCTCAAGGAATTATTATTGCGGGTGTCGCTCAACCTCAAAATTCCGAGGTTTATTGTCAAGCGATCGCCCAACTTGCTAAACAATTAAATTATCCCGTATTAGCAGAGGGATTATCCCCCGTTAGAAATTATTCTAACCTTAATCCCTATTTAATTTCAACCTATAATTTAATCCTGAAAAATTCAATATTAGCGGACAAACTCGCGCCTCAAGTTGTGATTCAAATTGGAGATTTACCCACCAGTAAAACCCTCAGAAACTGGTTAGAGCAACTACAACCGGATTATTTTATTCTTGACCCAACCTATCAAAATTTAGATGGGTTACATGGAAAAACAACCCATTTGAGGATATCTATCGAACAGCTATCAGAACAAATTCATCAAGGGAAAAATCCAGAACCGATTAATTTAACTCAATCTCAATTCTATTGTCATCTTTGGTGTAAATTAGAAGCTCAAGCGAGAACCGTCATTGAGCAACAAGTAGAACCCATTAATCTATTAATAGAACCTAAAATTGCTAGTTTTCTCCCTAATATTTTACCTAAAAATACACCAATTTTTATTGCAAATAGTATGCCAGTAAGAGATGTAGAGTTTTTTTGGATTCCTAATAATTTAAACATTCAACCCTTTTTTAATCGGGGAGCTAATGGCATTGATGGAACTCTATCCACCGCGTTAGGAATTGCCCATCATCAACAAAGTAGTATTTTATTAACAGGAGATTTAGCTTTACTTCATGACACTAATGGATTTTTAATTAGGAATCAATTCATCGGACATTTAACAATTATTTTAATCAATAATAATGGGGGTGGAATTTTTGAAATGTTACCCATTTCTCAATTTGATCCTCCCTTCGAGGACTATTTTACTACCCCTCAAAATATTGATTTTTCTCAATTAGCTGTAACTTATAATATTAAATATGAAAACATCCTATCTTGGGAACAGTTAAAACAACGATTAAATCCCCTTCCAGAAACAGGAATTAGGATTTTAGAAATTCCAACAAATCGTAAAAAAGATGCTCAATGGAGGCAAAAACATCTACAGCAATTCGCCAATCAACTCAATTTAAAAATGCTCTAA
- a CDS encoding RNA-guided endonuclease InsQ/TnpB family protein: MLVYEFKLKGKAEQYRLIDEAIRTALFIRNKCIRHWLDNSKVGKYDLSAYCKVLASEFSFAKKLNSMARQASADRAWSAISRFYDNCKKKVKGKKGFPRFKKRGHSVEYKTTGWKLSEDRKYLTLTDSFGMGKLKLIGTHDLHFYQLADIKRVRLIRRADGYYAQFCINHNREIRTELTKRMIGLDVGLTNFYTDSDGNKVDNPRFLRPSEKSLKRLQKRVSKKFRRGQKQSNNYIKAKQKLAKKHLKVSRQRKDWACKLAQCVIQSNDLIAYEDLQVRNMVKNHKLAKSISDAAWYQFRVWLEYFGKIYGKITVAVPPQYTSINCSNCGNEVKKTLSTRTHKCSCGLVLCRDTNAAINILTKGLGTVGHTGTWAQDALNAWGELSLYLDSVMDLDKDSR; the protein is encoded by the coding sequence GCTCAAGGGTAAAGCAGAGCAATATCGCTTGATTGATGAAGCGATTAGAACTGCCTTGTTCATCAGAAATAAGTGTATTAGACATTGGTTGGATAACTCCAAAGTTGGTAAGTATGATCTAAGTGCTTATTGCAAGGTATTGGCATCGGAGTTCAGTTTCGCCAAGAAATTGAACTCAATGGCAAGACAAGCATCGGCAGATAGGGCTTGGTCTGCAATTTCACGGTTTTATGATAACTGCAAAAAGAAGGTTAAAGGCAAAAAAGGTTTTCCACGATTCAAGAAACGGGGCCATTCAGTAGAATATAAAACAACTGGATGGAAACTATCAGAAGATCGAAAATACTTAACTTTAACTGATAGTTTTGGGATGGGGAAACTTAAATTAATTGGAACCCATGACTTGCATTTCTATCAGTTGGCAGATATCAAACGAGTTAGACTAATCAGACGAGCAGATGGTTATTATGCTCAATTCTGTATTAACCACAATCGTGAGATCAGAACCGAACTCACTAAAAGAATGATTGGACTTGATGTAGGATTAACTAATTTTTATACTGACTCAGATGGAAATAAAGTAGACAATCCCAGATTTTTGAGACCGTCAGAAAAATCCCTGAAAAGACTACAAAAAAGGGTGTCTAAAAAGTTTCGTCGGGGTCAGAAACAGTCAAACAACTACATTAAAGCCAAGCAAAAATTAGCCAAAAAACACCTCAAGGTTAGTAGACAACGTAAAGATTGGGCGTGTAAGTTAGCCCAGTGCGTAATTCAGTCTAACGACTTGATTGCCTACGAAGATTTGCAGGTGAGAAATATGGTTAAAAACCATAAATTAGCAAAATCAATTAGTGACGCAGCGTGGTATCAATTTCGAGTTTGGCTGGAATATTTTGGAAAGATATACGGAAAAATAACCGTAGCTGTTCCCCCTCAATACACCAGTATTAATTGCTCAAATTGTGGTAACGAAGTTAAGAAAACACTCAGCACCAGAACTCATAAATGTAGTTGTGGACTGGTGTTATGTCGGGATACTAATGCTGCAATCAATATCTTGACTAAAGGATTAGGTACGGTAGGGCATACCGGAACTTGGGCGCAAGACGCTCTAAACGCTTGGGGAGAGTTGTCCCTCTATTTAGATTCAGTAATGGATCTAGACAAGGACTCTCGCTGA
- a CDS encoding F390 synthetase-related protein encodes MQVKRTLTILQHYLQTKYFRQFNSREQLLTWQNQQVQKFLKVIVPQSPFYQKYYQGLDLQDWKNFPLIDKATMMENFDQLNTVGIAASEAFEIALKAEQTRNFSSNFRGYTVGLSTGTSGNRGLFLVSSQEQRIWAGTILAKLLPNFILFPEKIAFFLRANSRLYETVKSRRLQFNFFDLLEPITDHIQGLNQDQPTILVAPASLLRLLAESQKQGVLKISPKKIVSVAEVLDPLDANYISGVFNQIIHQVYQCTEGFLGFTCDYGTLHLNEDIVAIQTEYIDEKKSRFMPIITDFRRTTQPIIRYRLNDILVERKTPCKCGSVLMAIERIEGRQDDIFYLPHRSTNEWVTIFPDFIRRAIVMVSTDIEDYQVMQLSLNRIEVALKVSNSQKQMIQEEVMKSLRSLFERLHCDQPEIVFLDQFPAIPKGQKRRRVWQKDSEIRGVFNG; translated from the coding sequence ATGCAGGTGAAACGCACATTAACAATTCTCCAGCACTATTTACAAACTAAATATTTTAGACAATTTAATAGTCGAGAACAGTTATTAACTTGGCAAAATCAACAGGTTCAAAAGTTTTTAAAGGTGATTGTACCTCAATCTCCCTTTTATCAAAAGTATTATCAAGGTTTAGACTTGCAAGATTGGAAAAATTTTCCCCTGATTGATAAGGCTACAATGATGGAAAATTTTGATCAACTCAATACTGTTGGAATTGCAGCATCAGAGGCGTTTGAAATCGCATTGAAAGCCGAACAAACGCGGAATTTTAGCTCTAATTTTCGAGGTTATACGGTTGGGTTATCAACGGGAACCAGTGGAAACCGAGGATTATTTTTAGTCAGTTCTCAGGAACAAAGAATATGGGCAGGAACGATTTTAGCAAAATTATTACCCAATTTTATTCTATTTCCTGAGAAAATCGCATTTTTTTTGAGGGCAAATAGTCGATTATATGAAACGGTCAAAAGTCGGCGTTTGCAGTTTAATTTTTTTGATTTATTAGAACCTATTACGGATCATATTCAAGGGTTAAATCAGGATCAACCCACAATTTTAGTCGCTCCTGCTTCTTTATTACGATTATTAGCAGAATCTCAAAAACAAGGAGTTTTAAAAATATCCCCGAAAAAAATAGTCTCTGTTGCAGAGGTACTTGATCCCTTAGATGCTAATTATATTAGTGGAGTTTTTAATCAAATTATTCATCAAGTTTATCAATGTACAGAAGGATTTTTAGGTTTTACCTGTGACTATGGAACTTTACATCTTAACGAGGACATTGTTGCTATTCAGACAGAATATATAGATGAAAAAAAATCAAGATTTATGCCGATTATAACAGATTTTAGACGAACAACACAACCGATTATCCGTTATCGTCTGAATGATATTTTAGTAGAGCGTAAAACACCGTGTAAATGTGGGTCGGTATTAATGGCAATTGAACGAATTGAAGGACGACAGGATGATATTTTTTATCTCCCTCATCGGTCTACAAATGAATGGGTGACAATTTTTCCTGATTTTATTCGCAGAGCAATTGTTATGGTTTCTACGGATATTGAAGATTATCAAGTCATGCAGTTAAGTTTAAATCGGATAGAAGTTGCTTTAAAAGTTAGCAATAGCCAAAAACAGATGATTCAAGAGGAGGTTATGAAATCGTTGCGATCGCTTTTTGAACGTCTGCACTGTGATCAGCCTGAAATTGTATTTCTTGATCAATTTCCTGCTATTCCAAAAGGTCAAAAACGTCGGAGAGTTTGGCAAAAAGATAGTGAAATTAGAGGCGTTTTTAATGGGTAA